The following proteins come from a genomic window of Bremerella cremea:
- a CDS encoding alpha/beta hydrolase family protein — MKHQPLALPQLLLGMLLLVVGCNQPDLLDPPEGKLSDLYPTLQDARAGFETKIVTDANVGNWLDQPPPSIFHVVNYQSPAGRLVAYLTPDPGDGEKHPAIVWITGGDNNAIGDVWTLPSRDNDQGATPFRREGIVMMFPAQRGGNGSSGKREGFYGEVDDILAATDFLAQQPYVDPDQIYLGGHSTGGTLAMLVGECSDRYRGIIALGPVASVVQYGGEYVYCDPNDTNEMQLRSPLYWLHCVKSPMFVFEGENQGNWDGSIEVMAKANTNPQIEFWKVPGHDHFSVIAPVAELLAPQIIQGKIEVTQQMVDAL, encoded by the coding sequence ATGAAGCATCAACCGCTTGCGCTCCCTCAATTGCTTCTGGGAATGCTCTTGTTGGTGGTCGGTTGCAACCAGCCTGACTTGCTCGATCCGCCAGAGGGCAAACTGTCGGACCTCTATCCCACGCTGCAAGATGCACGCGCTGGGTTCGAGACGAAGATTGTGACAGACGCGAATGTCGGCAATTGGCTCGATCAGCCCCCGCCCAGCATTTTTCATGTCGTGAATTATCAGTCCCCAGCCGGGCGTTTGGTCGCTTACCTCACCCCAGACCCAGGCGATGGCGAGAAGCATCCGGCGATCGTTTGGATCACCGGCGGCGATAACAATGCAATTGGCGATGTGTGGACCTTGCCAAGCCGTGATAACGACCAAGGGGCCACTCCGTTTCGTCGGGAAGGAATCGTGATGATGTTCCCCGCGCAGCGTGGCGGCAACGGAAGCTCTGGCAAGCGAGAAGGTTTTTATGGCGAAGTCGACGACATTCTGGCCGCCACCGATTTCCTGGCTCAGCAGCCGTATGTCGATCCAGACCAAATCTATCTCGGCGGACACAGCACCGGCGGCACGTTAGCGATGCTTGTCGGAGAATGCTCGGATCGATATCGGGGCATCATTGCCCTGGGCCCGGTGGCAAGCGTGGTTCAATACGGTGGCGAATACGTTTACTGTGATCCGAACGATACCAACGAAATGCAACTCCGCTCGCCTTTGTATTGGCTGCACTGCGTCAAGAGTCCCATGTTCGTCTTTGAAGGGGAAAATCAAGGGAACTGGGATGGCTCGATCGAAGTGATGGCCAAAGCAAATACGAATCCCCAAATCGAATTCTGGAAAGTCCCAGGTCACGACCATTTCAGTGTCATTGCCCCGGTTGCCGAATTGCTGGCCCCGCAAATCATCCAAGGCAAAATCGAAGTGACCCAGCAGATGGTCGACGCCTTGTAA